A part of Caldalkalibacillus uzonensis genomic DNA contains:
- a CDS encoding ThiF family adenylyltransferase, with translation MYTVKSRLKEQASLKNKKAAIIGVGALGSVTAQHLLRLGIGELRLIDRDIVELTNLGRQVLYTEADAHSRLPKAIAAQKRLQAINSSVRISAHVQDANPATIEELVKGCDLILDGTDNMRTRFLINDVSVKLNIPWIYGGAVASRGVVACFLPGRTPCLRCMFHEPDELHGQTCDTIGVLGPLVHIVGSYQVLLAYHLLTGNEEACLSSLKHIDLWHHDVDELPRVFHPSCPCCQKGKYHFLDENIQESLIVQLCGRNSIQITPQQPVHLSFDVWMKRWKQLGEAKQTAYYVQLYYDGYRIVVFRDGRLLLEGVNNPEQAKQLYAKLIGA, from the coding sequence GTGTACACAGTCAAGAGTCGCCTAAAGGAACAAGCGTCGTTAAAGAACAAAAAAGCAGCTATTATCGGGGTCGGTGCCCTGGGGTCGGTAACAGCCCAGCATCTGCTCAGACTGGGCATTGGTGAGCTGCGCCTTATTGACCGCGACATTGTGGAATTGACTAATCTCGGGCGGCAAGTGTTGTATACTGAAGCCGATGCCCACAGCCGCTTACCCAAAGCGATTGCCGCTCAAAAAAGGCTGCAAGCCATCAATTCCTCCGTCCGGATCTCTGCCCATGTGCAGGATGCCAATCCTGCTACCATTGAAGAGCTGGTTAAAGGCTGTGATCTGATCTTGGACGGCACCGATAATATGCGCACCCGCTTTTTGATCAACGATGTCAGTGTGAAGTTAAACATTCCTTGGATATATGGAGGCGCTGTGGCCTCCAGAGGAGTGGTCGCCTGCTTCCTCCCAGGGCGCACTCCCTGTTTGCGCTGCATGTTTCATGAACCTGATGAACTGCATGGTCAAACCTGTGATACCATTGGGGTATTGGGTCCCCTTGTACATATCGTTGGTTCGTATCAAGTCCTTTTAGCTTACCACCTGTTAACCGGAAATGAAGAAGCTTGTCTGTCATCATTGAAACATATTGATCTGTGGCACCATGATGTAGATGAATTGCCCCGTGTGTTTCATCCGTCCTGTCCGTGTTGCCAAAAAGGGAAGTATCACTTTCTTGACGAAAACATACAAGAGTCGCTTATCGTCCAGCTATGTGGTCGCAACAGCATCCAAATCACACCGCAACAACCTGTCCACCTCTCCTTTGATGTGTGGATGAAGCGCTGGAAACAGTTGGGGGAGGCTAAACAAACAGCTTATTATGTACAGCTTTATTATGACGGGTACCGTATTGTCGTTTTTCGTGATGGGCGTCTATTGCTGGAGGGCGTCAATAACCCAGAGCAGGCCAAACAATTGTATGCCAAGTTGATTGGTGCCTAA
- a CDS encoding spore germination protein, translating into MAPAQQVPVSETFEDNITYLQQELRIEKSFDVIHHKLEYAGLKFGLFFVDGFAKDDVMVNIMRHINAFAPRDLRTNPIEALTRSLIPYIEIETTEDLEEVITQVLSGQAALIVEGAKEVILIDIREYPSRSPEEPDIERVVRGPRDGFVETLVFNTALIRRRIRDRSLVMRYKQVGKRSKTDVVLAYMDSIADPDLVKLIDQKLDEIDIDGLSMAEKTIEEFIFGRNMNPYPLVRFTERADTSAVHLLEGHVLIIVDGSPSVLICPSTFWHHLQHAEEYRQKPVVGAFLRWIRFSAMFASLFVLPLWYILAANPRLLPERWEFIGVDDVGPISLFWQFFLAEIGTEILRMAAIHTPSALATALGLVAAILIGEVAVKVGLFTNEVILYLAIAVMGTYATPSYELSLANRIFRIIFLMAGAIFGLYGFILAVGFWVILLASTKTLNVPYLWPLIPFNLQGMYEVLVRTPVPLKKTRPPILDVQDKDKRP; encoded by the coding sequence ATGGCCCCGGCTCAGCAGGTTCCTGTTTCAGAAACATTTGAAGATAATATTACCTACTTGCAACAGGAGCTTCGCATTGAAAAAAGCTTCGATGTGATCCATCATAAACTTGAATATGCAGGCTTAAAGTTTGGCCTTTTTTTTGTGGACGGTTTTGCTAAGGATGATGTCATGGTTAATATCATGCGCCATATAAATGCCTTTGCACCACGGGATTTGCGTACTAATCCCATTGAAGCCTTGACACGCAGCCTAATCCCTTATATTGAAATTGAAACCACGGAAGATTTGGAAGAAGTGATTACCCAGGTCTTGTCGGGGCAGGCTGCTTTGATCGTTGAAGGTGCAAAAGAAGTCATTTTAATTGATATTAGGGAGTATCCCAGTCGTTCGCCGGAAGAGCCTGATATTGAACGGGTGGTTCGGGGGCCGCGGGACGGCTTTGTGGAAACCTTAGTGTTTAATACAGCGCTCATCCGGCGCCGGATACGTGACCGCTCGTTGGTGATGAGGTATAAGCAGGTAGGCAAACGGTCCAAAACTGATGTGGTACTGGCTTATATGGACAGTATTGCCGATCCTGACCTGGTCAAGCTGATTGATCAAAAATTGGATGAAATTGATATTGACGGATTAAGTATGGCTGAAAAAACAATTGAAGAGTTTATCTTCGGCCGCAACATGAATCCTTATCCTCTGGTCCGCTTTACGGAACGGGCGGATACCTCGGCCGTTCATTTGTTGGAAGGGCATGTTTTGATTATTGTGGATGGTTCACCTAGTGTTTTAATTTGTCCAAGTACATTTTGGCATCATCTTCAGCATGCTGAAGAATACCGTCAAAAGCCTGTGGTCGGTGCTTTTTTGCGCTGGATCCGTTTTAGTGCCATGTTTGCCTCCTTGTTTGTGCTGCCCCTGTGGTACATTCTGGCTGCCAATCCCCGCTTGCTGCCGGAGCGTTGGGAGTTTATCGGGGTTGATGATGTTGGTCCGATTTCCTTATTCTGGCAGTTCTTCTTAGCTGAAATTGGGACAGAAATATTACGGATGGCTGCCATTCACACCCCTAGTGCGTTAGCCACTGCTTTGGGGTTAGTGGCTGCCATTTTAATTGGAGAAGTGGCCGTCAAAGTAGGATTATTTACCAATGAGGTGATTTTATACTTGGCCATTGCTGTGATGGGCACTTATGCCACGCCCAGTTATGAATTAAGTTTGGCCAATCGAATCTTTCGCATTATCTTTTTAATGGCTGGAGCTATTTTTGGCTTGTATGGCTTTATTTTAGCTGTCGGTTTCTGGGTCATCTTGCTGGCCTCCACCAAAACTTTAAATGTTCCTTATTTATGGCCGCTGATTCCTTTTAATTTGCAGGGAATGTATGAAGTGTTAGTACGTACCCCTGTACCGTTAAAAAAGACAAGACCCCCCATTTTAGACGTTCAGGACAAAGACAAAAGACCTTAG
- a CDS encoding alpha/beta-type small acid-soluble spore protein translates to MAQNRSNNNNQLLVPGVQQALDQMKYEIAQEFGVQLGAETTSRANGSVGGEITKRLVRMAQQQMSGQYQ, encoded by the coding sequence ATGGCTCAAAACAGAAGCAATAACAACAACCAGCTTCTCGTACCTGGTGTGCAGCAAGCCCTTGATCAAATGAAATACGAAATTGCTCAGGAGTTTGGCGTACAATTGGGTGCTGAGACCACTTCTCGTGCCAACGGTTCTGTCGGTGGTGAAATTACCAAACGCCTCGTTCGTATGGCTCAGCAACAGATGAGCGGTCAATACCAATAA